A genomic window from Streptomyces brevispora includes:
- a CDS encoding transglutaminase-like domain-containing protein yields MAPERHDGQEIRRRFAEEARAERPDLALLCLLLGAEADPALDANGIDAAQIELDRLAGLLPYGLRGGRAWASALAELLGERYGFEGSSADYQRLESSLLHEVLRRRRGLPILLSVVWIEVARRAGAPVYGVALPGHFVVGFGDPQERVLADPFAGGRPLTGQDAELLVAGATGEPLEPSMLVPAQPLETVLRILNNIRAWAAARPERTDVALWAVDLSLLLPSHPARLRYERAQLLVRSGEFLRGAAEMEEYADVVADVEPAAAEAVRRSARAARARLN; encoded by the coding sequence GTGGCTCCCGAGAGGCACGACGGGCAGGAGATCCGCCGCCGGTTCGCCGAGGAGGCGCGGGCCGAGCGGCCTGACCTGGCGCTGCTCTGCCTGCTGCTGGGTGCGGAGGCGGATCCCGCCCTGGACGCGAACGGGATCGACGCGGCGCAGATCGAGCTGGACCGGCTCGCGGGTCTGCTGCCGTACGGGTTGCGCGGCGGCCGCGCCTGGGCCTCCGCGCTGGCGGAACTGCTCGGTGAACGGTACGGCTTCGAGGGCTCGTCGGCGGACTACCAGCGGCTTGAGTCGTCGCTGCTGCACGAGGTGCTGCGGCGCCGGCGCGGGCTGCCGATCCTGCTGTCGGTGGTGTGGATCGAGGTGGCCAGGCGGGCGGGCGCCCCGGTGTACGGGGTGGCGTTGCCGGGCCATTTCGTGGTCGGTTTCGGCGATCCGCAGGAGCGGGTGCTGGCCGATCCGTTCGCCGGTGGCCGTCCGCTGACGGGCCAGGACGCGGAACTGCTGGTGGCGGGCGCGACCGGGGAGCCGCTGGAGCCGTCGATGCTGGTGCCCGCGCAGCCGCTGGAGACCGTGCTGCGGATCCTGAACAACATCCGGGCCTGGGCGGCGGCCCGGCCGGAGCGGACGGACGTGGCGCTGTGGGCGGTGGACCTGTCCCTCCTGCTGCCGTCGCACCCGGCCCGGCTGCGGTACGAACGGGCCCAGCTGCTGGTGCGCAGCGGGGAGTTCCTGCGCGGGGCGGCGGAGATGGAGGAGTACGCGGACGTGGTCGCGGACGTCGAGCCGGCGGCCGCCGAGGCGGTCCGGCGCAGCGCACGGGCGGCCCGGGCACGGCTGAACTGA
- the dapE gene encoding succinyl-diaminopimelate desuccinylase produces MAESTLDLTLDGPALTARLVDFPSVSGEEKDLADAIETALRTLPHLTVDRHGNNVVARTNLGRGERVVLAGHIDTVPIADNVPSRLDADGLLWGCGTSDMKSGVAVQLRIAATVPEPNRDLTFVFYDNEEVAAHLNGLGHIADAHPDWLAADFAVLLEGSNGEVEGGCQGTLRVHLRTEGERAHSARSWMGSNAIHGAAPILARLAAYEPRKPVIDGLEFHEGLNAVRIEGGVANNVIPDACTVVVNYRYAPDLGPDEALAHVHEVFADCGVAEITVDDHSGAAMPGLSHPAAKAFMDAVGGTARPKFGWTDVSRFGSLGVPAVNYGPGDPILAHKRNEHVAVERITHCEERLRSWLTN; encoded by the coding sequence ATGGCCGAAAGCACCCTTGACCTCACACTGGACGGACCCGCGCTCACCGCCCGGCTCGTCGACTTCCCTTCGGTCAGTGGAGAGGAGAAGGACCTCGCGGACGCCATCGAAACGGCGCTGCGGACCCTTCCGCACCTGACCGTCGACCGGCACGGCAACAACGTCGTCGCCAGGACGAACCTGGGCCGCGGCGAGCGCGTCGTACTCGCCGGGCACATCGACACCGTGCCGATCGCCGACAACGTGCCGTCCCGGCTCGACGCCGACGGCCTGCTGTGGGGCTGCGGGACCTCCGACATGAAGTCCGGCGTCGCCGTCCAGCTGCGGATCGCGGCGACCGTGCCCGAGCCCAACCGCGACCTCACCTTCGTCTTCTACGACAACGAAGAGGTCGCCGCGCACCTCAACGGCCTCGGCCACATCGCCGACGCCCACCCCGACTGGCTGGCGGCCGACTTCGCCGTCCTCCTGGAGGGCTCCAACGGTGAGGTCGAGGGCGGCTGCCAGGGCACGCTGCGCGTCCACCTCCGTACGGAGGGGGAACGGGCACACTCCGCACGCAGCTGGATGGGGTCCAACGCCATCCACGGCGCCGCCCCGATCCTCGCCAGGCTCGCCGCGTACGAGCCGCGCAAGCCGGTGATCGACGGGCTGGAGTTCCACGAGGGACTCAACGCCGTACGGATCGAGGGCGGCGTCGCCAACAACGTCATCCCCGACGCCTGCACGGTCGTCGTCAACTACCGCTACGCCCCCGACCTGGGCCCCGACGAGGCCCTGGCCCACGTCCACGAGGTCTTCGCCGACTGCGGCGTCGCCGAAATCACCGTCGACGACCACTCGGGCGCGGCCATGCCCGGCCTCTCCCACCCGGCGGCCAAGGCGTTCATGGACGCGGTCGGCGGCACCGCCCGGCCCAAGTTCGGCTGGACGGACGTGTCGCGCTTCGGCTCGCTCGGCGTCCCCGCGGTGAACTACGGACCCGGTGACCCGATCCTCGCGCACAAGCGCAACGAGCACGTGGCGGTCGAGCGGATCACCCACTGCGAGGAGCGGCTCCGCTCCTGGCTCACCAACTGA
- the fdxA gene encoding ferredoxin, translating into MTYVIAQPCVDVKDKACIEECPVDCIYEGQRSLYIHPDECVDCGACEPVCPVEAIFYEDDTPEEWKDYYKANVEFFDDLGSPGGASKLGLIERDHAFIAALPPQNQ; encoded by the coding sequence GTGACCTACGTCATCGCGCAGCCTTGTGTCGACGTAAAGGACAAGGCCTGCATCGAAGAGTGCCCCGTCGACTGTATCTATGAGGGCCAGCGGTCCTTGTACATCCACCCGGACGAGTGCGTCGACTGTGGGGCCTGCGAGCCGGTGTGCCCGGTCGAGGCGATCTTCTACGAGGACGACACCCCGGAGGAGTGGAAGGACTACTACAAGGCGAACGTCGAGTTCTTCGACGACCTCGGGTCGCCGGGTGGTGCTTCCAAGCTGGGTCTGATCGAGCGCGACCACGCGTTCATCGCAGCGCTGCCGCCGCAGAACCAGTAG
- a CDS encoding GNAT family N-acetyltransferase, giving the protein MEFTIGGRLEIRITPADVGKRVSVRRLLQDGPDGPKFTDTVGVLTSWDTGVLCITPKSGESVRIMESSLVAGKVVPSAPPRRRGPAASFAELAPVCARAWQPVESEPLGDWLLRAAGGFTRRANSVLPLGDPGVPLDAALARVRQWYADRGLPARIQTATGAEGAQEELCAALEGRGWQREVTAEVRTAALAPIGDLAAEVSRVRLSRTADAAWLSRYQRFDTPGPEVTAVLGSGPSVWFATVPGDAGDAAPAAIGRCVVDGRWAGFMAVEVAAGHRRRGLATTVMTALARQAMDEGASAAWLQVEAENEGARALYDGMGFSTHHRYHHFRPA; this is encoded by the coding sequence GTGGAATTCACTATCGGCGGACGGCTGGAGATCCGGATCACACCGGCTGACGTGGGCAAACGGGTATCGGTCCGGCGCCTGCTCCAGGACGGTCCGGACGGCCCGAAGTTCACTGACACGGTCGGCGTTCTCACATCATGGGACACCGGTGTGCTGTGCATCACACCGAAAAGCGGTGAATCCGTCCGCATCATGGAATCGTCCCTGGTGGCGGGCAAGGTCGTCCCGTCCGCGCCTCCCCGCCGCCGCGGTCCGGCGGCCTCCTTCGCCGAACTCGCCCCGGTCTGCGCGCGCGCCTGGCAGCCGGTGGAGAGCGAGCCGCTGGGCGACTGGCTGCTGCGGGCCGCCGGGGGGTTCACCCGGCGCGCCAACTCCGTACTGCCGCTCGGCGATCCGGGTGTTCCGCTCGACGCCGCGCTCGCGCGGGTCCGGCAGTGGTACGCGGACCGGGGGCTGCCCGCCCGCATCCAGACCGCGACCGGCGCCGAGGGCGCCCAGGAGGAGTTGTGCGCGGCGCTGGAGGGGCGCGGGTGGCAGCGCGAGGTGACGGCGGAGGTGCGGACCGCGGCGCTGGCCCCGATCGGTGATCTGGCGGCCGAGGTGTCCCGGGTGCGGCTGAGCCGTACGGCGGACGCGGCGTGGCTCTCCCGCTACCAGCGCTTCGACACCCCGGGCCCGGAGGTGACCGCGGTGCTGGGCAGCGGTCCCTCGGTGTGGTTCGCGACGGTGCCGGGCGATGCCGGGGACGCCGCGCCCGCCGCGATCGGGCGGTGCGTGGTGGACGGGCGGTGGGCCGGGTTCATGGCCGTCGAGGTGGCTGCCGGGCACCGGCGCAGGGGACTCGCCACCACGGTGATGACCGCGCTGGCCCGGCAGGCGATGGACGAGGGCGCGTCGGCGGCCTGGCTCCAGGTGGAGGCGGAGAACGAGGGCGCCCGCGCCCTGTACGACGGGATGGGTTTCTCGACCCACCACCGCTACCACCACTTCCGGCCGGCGTAG
- the dapC gene encoding succinyldiaminopimelate transaminase, with translation MSAAVSSRLPVFPWDRLAPHKSTAEGHPDGIVDLSVGTPVDPVPELIQQALVAASDSPGYPTVWGTAALRDALTGWVERRLGAVSVAHENVLPVVGSKELVAWLPTQLGLGAGDKVAYPRLAYPTYEVGARLCGAEPVVYDDPTELDPAGLRLLWLNSPSNPTGRVLAKDELTRIVAWAREHDVLVFSDECYLELGWEAEPVSVLHPDVCGGTYEGVVAVHSLSKRSNLAGYRAAFIAGDAAVLGELLLIRKHGGMMTPAPVQAAAVAALGDDTHVAEQRTRYAARRAALRTALEAHGFRIEHSQASLYLWATRDEPCWDTVAYLAELGILVAPGDFYGPAGDRFVRVAFTATDERVAAAVKRLGRA, from the coding sequence GTGTCCGCAGCAGTCTCCTCCCGCCTCCCGGTCTTCCCCTGGGACAGGCTCGCGCCCCACAAGTCGACGGCCGAGGGCCACCCGGACGGCATCGTGGACCTGTCCGTCGGCACGCCCGTCGACCCGGTGCCCGAGCTGATCCAGCAGGCGCTCGTCGCCGCGTCGGACAGCCCCGGCTATCCGACGGTGTGGGGGACCGCGGCGCTGCGCGACGCCCTCACCGGCTGGGTGGAGCGGCGGCTCGGAGCCGTCTCGGTGGCGCACGAGAACGTGCTGCCCGTCGTCGGATCCAAGGAACTGGTGGCCTGGCTGCCGACCCAGCTCGGCCTCGGCGCGGGCGACAAGGTCGCCTACCCGCGGCTCGCCTACCCGACGTACGAGGTCGGCGCCCGGCTCTGCGGCGCCGAGCCGGTCGTGTACGACGACCCGACCGAGCTGGACCCGGCCGGGCTGCGGCTCCTCTGGCTCAACTCGCCGTCCAACCCGACCGGCCGGGTCCTGGCCAAGGACGAGCTGACCCGGATCGTCGCCTGGGCGCGCGAGCACGACGTGCTGGTCTTCAGCGACGAGTGCTACCTGGAACTGGGCTGGGAGGCCGAACCCGTCTCGGTGCTCCACCCGGACGTCTGCGGCGGTACGTACGAGGGCGTCGTCGCCGTCCACTCGCTCTCCAAGCGCTCCAACCTCGCCGGGTACCGGGCCGCCTTCATCGCGGGCGACGCGGCCGTCCTGGGCGAGCTGCTGCTGATCCGCAAGCACGGCGGCATGATGACGCCCGCACCGGTCCAGGCGGCGGCCGTGGCCGCGCTCGGCGACGACACGCACGTGGCCGAGCAGCGCACCCGGTACGCGGCCCGGCGCGCCGCCCTGCGGACGGCGCTGGAGGCCCACGGCTTCCGGATCGAGCACAGCCAGGCGAGCCTCTACCTGTGGGCGACCCGCGACGAGCCGTGCTGGGACACCGTGGCGTACCTGGCGGAGCTGGGCATCCTGGTGGCGCCCGGGGACTTCTACGGGCCGGCGGGCGACCGCTTCGTGCGCGTGGCGTTCACGGCCACGGACGAGCGGGTGGCGGCGGCGGTCAAGCGGCTGGGCCGAGCCTGA
- a CDS encoding ATP-binding protein: MSLPLTRRIVRTALLIAATAAPVVGAAGAAGAAELAQAPELGGLTTVDGAGLGKTVDGVSKPGAETGGKVVGTTLPAASKTLGETTGKAAPVAAQTVGKATTGGATGALGGVAKGGLPTNGLGGLPTNGLGGLPIG; this comes from the coding sequence ATGTCCCTCCCCCTGACCCGTCGGATCGTCCGTACCGCGCTGCTGATCGCGGCGACCGCGGCCCCCGTGGTCGGTGCGGCCGGCGCCGCGGGTGCCGCGGAGCTCGCACAGGCTCCGGAGCTCGGCGGTCTCACCACCGTTGACGGCGCCGGTCTCGGCAAGACGGTCGACGGCGTGTCCAAGCCGGGCGCCGAGACCGGCGGCAAGGTCGTCGGGACCACGCTGCCGGCGGCGAGCAAGACCCTCGGCGAGACGACCGGCAAGGCCGCCCCCGTCGCCGCTCAGACCGTCGGCAAGGCCACGACCGGCGGTGCGACCGGAGCACTCGGTGGCGTCGCCAAGGGCGGCCTGCCCACCAACGGCCTGGGCGGCCTGCCCACCAACGGCCTGGGCGGCCTGCCGATCGGCTGA